The following are encoded in a window of Candidatus Nitrosotalea sinensis genomic DNA:
- a CDS encoding KamA family radical SAM protein, with protein MKKLNQSWSESTAPTYKSYTLNNFREIPQIKKLPPRQQFEMEVVGNVLPFKTNNYVIEQLINWKNIPDDPIFRLTFPQKEMLRPHHYKEMESALKQDLGTREIQKVANKIRMQLNPHPAGQMEHNVPHLKDGTKLYGMQHKYKETVLFFPSQGQTCHAYCSFCFRWPQFVGMDEFRFAMKESEYLVQYLREHPEVTDVLFTGGDPMIMNARLFSQYVDSLLDANLPNLNTIRIGSKALSYWPYKFLTDGDSDEMLELFSRVTGRGIHLSFMAHFNHPVELSTEAVKIAIRRIRSTGAQIRTQSPVLRHINDNSDTWAQMWKNQVALGLVPYYMFVVRDTGAQHYFGVPLVEAQEIFRDAYQKVSGLCRTVRGPSMSSTPGKIQILGVTDIGAKKAIVMRFLQGRNPDWVQRPFLAKYDEGAIWIDDLEPFAGKQFFYEGELKEMLQSETEKGGQDVSIAGGGPP; from the coding sequence ATGAAAAAATTAAATCAGTCTTGGTCAGAATCAACTGCTCCAACATACAAATCATACACTCTAAATAATTTCAGAGAAATTCCACAAATAAAAAAACTTCCGCCTAGACAACAATTTGAGATGGAAGTTGTAGGAAATGTTCTACCATTTAAGACAAATAATTATGTGATTGAACAGTTGATAAATTGGAAAAACATACCTGATGATCCTATCTTTAGGCTTACATTTCCACAAAAAGAAATGCTAAGACCGCACCATTACAAGGAGATGGAATCTGCTCTAAAACAAGACCTGGGAACAAGGGAAATCCAAAAAGTTGCAAACAAAATAAGGATGCAGCTCAACCCGCATCCTGCAGGGCAGATGGAACATAACGTTCCGCATCTAAAAGATGGCACAAAACTATACGGAATGCAGCACAAATACAAAGAGACAGTGCTTTTCTTCCCAAGCCAGGGTCAGACATGTCATGCATATTGCAGCTTTTGTTTTAGGTGGCCACAATTTGTCGGTATGGATGAATTTAGGTTTGCAATGAAGGAATCAGAGTATCTGGTTCAGTATCTAAGGGAACATCCTGAAGTAACAGATGTCTTGTTTACAGGAGGTGACCCAATGATAATGAATGCAAGATTGTTTTCACAATATGTTGATTCTTTGCTTGATGCAAACTTGCCAAATTTGAATACAATTCGAATAGGCTCTAAAGCACTATCTTACTGGCCATACAAGTTTCTCACTGATGGTGACTCTGACGAGATGCTTGAATTGTTTAGTCGTGTCACTGGACGCGGAATACATTTGTCCTTCATGGCTCACTTTAATCATCCTGTTGAATTGTCTACAGAGGCAGTCAAGATTGCAATAAGGCGCATTCGAAGTACTGGCGCTCAAATTAGAACACAATCACCGGTCTTGAGGCACATAAACGACAATTCTGATACGTGGGCTCAGATGTGGAAAAATCAGGTGGCATTGGGCCTTGTGCCGTACTATATGTTTGTGGTAAGAGATACTGGAGCACAGCACTACTTTGGAGTTCCTCTTGTAGAGGCACAAGAAATATTTCGAGATGCATATCAAAAAGTCAGTGGTCTTTGTAGAACAGTTCGAGGACCAAGCATGTCTTCCACTCCTGGGAAGATACAGATTCTAGGTGTTACTGACATTGGTGCAAAAAAGGCAATTGTAATGCGCTTTTTACAGGGAAGAAATCCTGACTGGGTCCAAAGGCCGTTTCTTGCAAAATATGATGAGGGTGCTATCTGGATAGATGATCTGGAGCCATTTGCAGGCAAGCAGTTCTTCTATGAAGGTGAGCTAAAGGAGATGTTACAGAGTGAGACTGAAAAAGGCGGCCAAGATGTCAGTATTGCAGGCGGCGGGCCTCCATAA
- a CDS encoding CopG family ribbon-helix-helix protein, with translation MSSNPKKTSTITFRLDDATIKRLRSESSTRQVSTNTLVNQALKQFLDWGMYESTIGFVLINKQVFVHVFEKLTQKDVIQIASRVGKDEVKNMALFMKGKMDVKSFLSWFELRMINSSVQVSHIQEDEFHRYVMKHELGKNWSLYHKTILELIFEEAFNKKINVKIDKTMISFEFSE, from the coding sequence TTGAGTTCAAACCCTAAAAAGACATCCACCATAACATTTCGGCTTGATGATGCTACCATAAAGCGACTACGTAGTGAATCATCCACCCGACAAGTCAGTACGAATACTCTGGTAAACCAGGCACTAAAGCAATTTCTGGATTGGGGAATGTACGAGTCCACAATTGGATTTGTACTGATAAACAAACAGGTCTTTGTACATGTCTTTGAAAAATTAACCCAAAAAGATGTAATTCAGATTGCATCTCGCGTTGGAAAAGACGAGGTAAAGAACATGGCCTTATTCATGAAGGGAAAGATGGATGTCAAATCGTTTTTGTCATGGTTTGAGCTGCGCATGATAAATTCGTCAGTTCAGGTAAGCCACATACAGGAAGATGAATTTCATAGATATGTGATGAAGCATGAGCTTGGGAAAAATTGGTCATTATATCACAAAACCATACTGGAATTAATCTTTGAAGAAGCGTTTAACAAAAAAATTAATGTAAAAATTGACAAGACGATGATATCCTTTGAGTTCTCAGAATGA
- the glnA gene encoding type I glutamate--ammonia ligase, producing the protein MMVQDTLDRIKNNKIDFVDFWFVDVFGELHSVSIPSYSLNEEHFVNGLEKLDASSIRGFKSVNKSDMLLVPDLSTYVVLPPVYDDGQRKNARMFANLYESDGKNEIRYNRDSRFIASKAVEKLGKFRLTKAMWGPELEFFIFDKVNLFPSAMGAMHSYGGSGYSIKSSEAPWEGGNASTRIGLKGGYYPAQPRDTLEGIRKDICDDVYRYFGIKVEAQHHEVATSGQCEINLLYNDTLAAADGVVSVKNLVKVKARKMGKVATFMPKPIYGDNASAMHIHQSLWNGNKNAMYDPDDVSELSQIGRYYIGGLLDHASALCAISNPTTNSYKRLVPDFEAPVNICWGVGNRSSAVRVPMYLHGNEYSKRIEYRVPDPTANIYLLEAALLLAGLDGIHNKKDPGDPVEENIYQMTPEQKRKYNISSLPYTLHDALGSLQSDKKFLEDVFTSDFVDSYVEMKNSECKSFAQTPTAWEVSMYIDV; encoded by the coding sequence ATGATGGTACAGGATACACTGGATAGAATCAAAAACAACAAGATAGACTTTGTAGATTTTTGGTTTGTAGATGTATTTGGAGAATTACACAGCGTAAGCATTCCATCTTATTCTCTAAATGAGGAGCATTTCGTAAATGGGCTTGAAAAACTTGATGCAAGCTCCATTCGAGGTTTCAAATCTGTAAACAAGTCTGACATGTTGCTTGTACCTGATCTTTCTACATATGTTGTTCTGCCTCCTGTGTATGATGATGGGCAGAGGAAAAATGCTAGGATGTTTGCAAATCTGTATGAGAGTGATGGTAAAAATGAGATACGGTACAATAGGGATTCTAGGTTCATAGCGTCAAAGGCAGTTGAAAAACTAGGAAAATTTAGATTGACCAAAGCCATGTGGGGACCGGAACTGGAATTTTTTATATTTGACAAAGTAAACCTGTTTCCATCTGCTATGGGCGCGATGCATTCCTATGGGGGATCTGGATATTCTATCAAATCAAGTGAGGCTCCATGGGAGGGTGGAAATGCAAGCACAAGGATTGGCCTAAAGGGAGGATACTATCCTGCACAGCCGCGTGATACCCTTGAAGGTATTAGAAAAGACATCTGTGATGATGTGTACAGATACTTTGGGATTAAAGTGGAGGCACAGCATCATGAAGTTGCAACATCAGGACAATGTGAGATAAATCTACTGTACAACGATACTCTTGCTGCGGCAGATGGGGTTGTGTCAGTAAAAAACTTGGTGAAGGTAAAGGCAAGAAAAATGGGTAAAGTTGCAACTTTTATGCCAAAACCAATCTATGGGGACAATGCGTCTGCAATGCATATACATCAAAGTTTGTGGAATGGCAACAAAAATGCCATGTATGATCCTGATGATGTATCAGAACTAAGCCAGATTGGCAGGTATTATATCGGTGGATTACTTGACCATGCGTCTGCACTGTGTGCAATATCAAATCCGACTACAAATTCCTATAAAAGACTTGTACCGGATTTTGAGGCGCCTGTCAATATATGCTGGGGTGTGGGAAATAGATCTTCTGCAGTACGGGTTCCAATGTATCTTCATGGAAATGAATACAGTAAAAGAATAGAATATCGTGTGCCTGATCCTACTGCAAACATATACTTGCTAGAGGCTGCATTGCTGCTTGCAGGACTTGATGGAATTCATAACAAGAAAGACCCTGGAGACCCTGTTGAAGAAAATATCTACCAGATGACGCCTGAACAAAAAAGAAAATACAACATTAGTTCTCTCCCGTATACTCTACATGATGCACTTGGATCTCTCCAAAGCGATAAAAAATTCTTGGAAGATGTGTTTACAAGTGACTTTGTTGATTCGTATGTAGAAATGAAAAATTCAGAATGTAAATCGTTTGCTCAGACTCCTACGGCATGGGAGGTCTCGATGTATATTGATGTTTGA